The Alligator mississippiensis isolate rAllMis1 chromosome 11, rAllMis1, whole genome shotgun sequence genomic interval GGACCAACCTCAGCTTCCATTATGGTACAACCCAATCAAGCTTCCACTACGGTAGGACCCACCATAACCTCCATTTTTATAAgacccaccaccacctccattACGGTAGACCCTATCAGAGCCATTTCCGTAGGTCCCACAGAAAACCACCATTATGGTAGCACCCACCAACACCCCATTACAGTAGACCCAGCCCAACTTCCACTTTTGTAGGCCCCACCATAACAAAGACAGCTGTGACTGGCTGGTGCCCATAAAGCCCCAAGACTGACGCGTTCAGCTGGGACCAGGTttatttgtgggggggggaggagctgaAGAGCAGGGGGACAAGGGACAAGGGCTGAGGTTCAacaacaagggggtgggggtcctAATCCTAGGACATTTGACAGGTGCTGAAATACCCCTGAATCATCTCCAGGAAACGTCAGGTTCAGAAACAACAGGATTTACCAAAAATCACAGAATTAGCCCCCAAAACAGTTCTAGGAGAGGACTGGGGGTTcagcatggggggctgggagcctcgATATGTGGGTTCCGTGGGAGGGGAATCGGGGTGTGAACCCGGACACCTAGGTTCATCCCTGTTCAGGATGGGGAGTGGAGCGTGGTGGGCtggagagggtggggctgggagcctggacgcctggggtctctgccagctctgagcagtgAGTAGGGGCTGGCGGAGTTGCAccggtggtggggctgggagcccggacgcctgggttctctgggttCCTGTTGACTCTGCAGTTTCAGTCTCTGTCTGTTTTGCAAAACTAGaatgagaggaaaaagaggaagaaaagagaaaccACAATTGAGTGATGTAGGTACATGACacactggtagggctggggggaacaggacCTGCAGGTCggaagtgagggacaccagcagggctggagtgggcGGGCATTGATGGGGTACTGCAGGCCAGAAATgagagggcaccagcagggctggggtggcgggAGGAtgagggctgggagtgaggggcatgagctgAGTGGGGGGCACTCACCCTGCCTTTGGTAATagaggctggagcccagggcagccaTGATGATGCCAAGGACATAGAGTAGCGCCCTCACAAGCAGAACCAGGAGGACAGTAGGTTGGTCAGACCCTTGGCCTGGGCCTGCccctgggggagcagagcaggagagAATGCTGGAGAATGGAGAGATCCCAGGTATCTGCGGTCCCACTCCCGCCTGCTCTCACCCCCTGGTCCACTTCCACAGAACCCaagcatctgggctcccagcccacacTGATCTCCCTCCCGCCCCGCCTCCCCTCCCAGAGACCCTAGGCATCCAGGTTACTCACCAGGCCTGTCCACGTGCAGCTGGGTGCCATTGCCTGCCGCCTCAGGTGCTCCGTGTAGGGTCACCAGGCAGCGGTAGGTGCCAGCATCGTAGTGCCGCAGGTCATGGATCTCCAGGTCTGCCCGGCCCTCCTCAAGGAAGACCCTGGCCTCGGGCACCCCCAGACGCCCCTGAAAGGGCAGGACCCCTGGGGCCACCTtcagccctggctccttctccCAGCGGTAGCTGCCCActtggggaccctgcacagaGGTGTTGTAGGAACAGGGCAGGGTGACAGAGCCAccctccaggccccaggcccagtTGGGTTGGGACACCCAGAGCTCCTGGGACCAGGAccctggagggaggggaaatagggggagtcagtggtgaggggttgggaggcatggggggttcTGCTCTGCCTAGTTGGGTCCTAGGGGGCAACCGAGTTGGTGCAGGTGGGAAGGACTAGCAGCCTTTTCTTATGCTCATCTATCCATCCCCACACCCCATCAGTTcatccatctgtccatctgtCCCCATATACATCCCCTGCATCCATCTTTCCATTCATCCTTCCATCATTCATCTTTATatgttccttccttccttccttactTCCACACACCTTCTCCATCCATCCCTCTGTCTATGTTCCCCTTCCACCCGTCTCTCTACCCATCCCCACATAGGCTGCAGAAGGccggggctaatggggcttacccccacaaatgcagggcagtggtggcagtacaGAGgcccacagggcagcctgggcatgggctctgagtggctgcagtAAGGTTGGCAGGAGCACGCGTAGACACAGACATAGAGCAGTGCCCACCacaacaggtaagtctgtcatgaggaagaggcatgggggtgcagatcgaggcccccccagtgagggagggagtggggcagaggcaggggcaggggcaggagtgagtGGGAGCCTGGGGTCAGGGTGAGTTCTGTGACACTCGGAGCCTGGGTGGCTTATCCAGGGGGGCgagggggctcccactgctgtgcgcaccctggGGGGCACGtgttccccagatctgtgtgtgtggTAGAGGCGGTTGCcactgtgtgctgggctgtgcgccccactgctgctgccctgggagtggtACAATGCCAAGTGCCTGCTGCGTGCTGACCATGCcatgttccctgcctgcctgacagCGGCTGACACATGGTGTTGTGCCATTCCCaaagcagcggcagcagggcacaCAGCCCAATGAACAGCAGCAGCCACCGCTGCCCCGCGCAAAgattcagggggcacatgcctgccagaCCGCCACGGGGGTGagcgcagcagcagaagccaccaccCCCCatacccctggacaagccacctggggTCCAAGCATCCCATGAcctaccctggccccagggggtccattcaccccagccccagcccctgccctggctctgcccaactccctccctcactgcaggggttttgatttgcacccccccacgccccttccccatgacagacttacctgctggaggatTGGCATGCATAAACAGGCATGTGTTCAGGCCCcgcaaataatattttctccttccaCCTGTGCATCCACATGGCCCCTACGGTCATCGATCCATCCTTCTCCCCACAAACCCtctccatccatctgtccattcATTTTtacatcttccttccttccttccacacaCCTTCTCCATCACTCCATCTCTCTATGTGCCCCTTCCAGCCTTCCCTCTACCCATCCACATGCTCCCTACATTCATCCATCCCCATACACaccccctccatccatccatccgtccatccatccatccacatgcccctccttttgtatctttttacTTGCCTCTAAATCATGATATTGCACGTTTATGTATTCCATAATATTACATAAAAATTTTCTATGTTACAAATGGGATTTATAGATGAactatatttattaaatattgtATGCATTATTTCATTTGATGTTCTTTAAACTATTTTATTActttcttttatattcttttacGTTTTAtaatattcattattttattaaatattttctattattactttatattcttttaaatattttgttatttcaTGTTATGCTTATTTTATCTTATAATCTATGGTATATCTTATTTTCTAGTATTTTGTTTTGGTCTGAACAATGATATTATGCAAGGTATATACTATTATGTAACACAGagtttcccaactggtgtgccatcaggcaTGCCGAGGTGTGCTGTGGCATTTTGAGCTGGAGCCTCACCCCCCGCCTGCTGTTGCTGTGGACACAGATTGATGgggagcgtggctccagccaggcatgGGGCATTTCCCCAGCCCAAAATGCTATCCGGCTGGCCGCGCACCATCTCCCCCCCGCCAGCTCCCGCCAGCCCCCGCACTCCATGCCTGGTTTGTCAtcgtgcttttttatttaggtaagtgtgctgtggggcaaaaaaggttgggaaatgctgatgtAACATAAATATGCAATAATAATATCAGATATACCTCAATCAGAGGTATATTGGATTAGACACCATAATGATATTGcttatataatattttattttagctttaaaaaacagTTTCATTCTTTCATTGTATGTTATTCTATTTTATCGTAGCATTTACGCTTTTCCTGTGTCTTGTTTGTTTATCCTGTGACTAACACTAATTGCCCAGGAAACAAATTTCCTAACAAAACCTTCCGCTGTGTGAAGGGTAGGATTTTGGTCAATTTTATTGACTTCCTGAGCTTCCATTATGGATTGAAATGAGGTGACTGGAGCTGGGGAATAATTACTGGCCACTACCAGACTCCATAACaaacaaatacatattttatgcTAAATACTTTCCATCCCTAATTTACATTTTTGAGGCTGACCATAGCCAAGTCATATTCGCTTCAGGGCCTAATCAACTACTTTCTGGGATGGTGAGACCCCAGGGTAATTAACTGGTGTATTAATTATACATATTAGGATTGTTGGTtacagccgtgttggtctaaggacacaggcagacaaggttctttgggtaaatctgatatcttttagacCAAATAAAttttagttggtcaaataaaagttTGAATATTATTAGTAGCTGGactacatctacccaaagaactgtgttgCTTAATTATGTAACGATTTATATGTGTATTGTATTTATATGAAATGAACATGGTGTGAATTGAGTATGTAATATGCCATACataggcaacgtgtagggggtgcatggcggagcacatgcaccccctgagagtatTGTTGCCCTCCTCGAGAGCAAGCGCTCTCAGCTTAGGCGacaggcaaggggggcaggcagagcactgGTGCCTCACCTGAGAAGTGCCTCTGGCACTTCTACCACTTCCGGCACTTTCAGGCTCGGCGTCCAGCCACAGGAGGCAccccggccctgctgccagcacctccatggctgcctgcagACGGTCCCCACTTGGCCTGCCCTCGCCACCAACACCCACATCACTGCCTGCAtgcagtcactgtgccccccccccccccccacctcaggaggCACGCATAGCCAGAGATGCCGTATTGCCTGTACATTAATAAGATATTAAATAATGATATGTCATAACAGCATAAAATATATTAATGTGTTATCATTTGTGCATGAGCAATCATTAAATATGCTCATCATTAAGATATATAAAAGTAGGTGCTAATATTGTGTAAAATATGCTAATTGGTTTTAATTTGTGAGTGAATTATCTTTAACTATGCTCTTCATTGattggcaactgttgatcctcctggatcatggagTATGCATGAGGGCtacccagacctttgatgcatatgcctgggcaggaatttttggaggagtatAAGCTGCCCAGACCCGCCATCCttcctttaggccactgagacagaatccaaagaccagactaaGTCCATATGTTTGGTGCCTCTATGGCTGTAATTGTATAAGTGTCTAGAAATCGaagccaggtctcctgtgtggtagacaagaattgtaccactgaaccacaggggactcctatTGTCAGCTAATAATGTATAAAACATGTGTGCGTTAACTAGGTTTTAAATGTGCTCTTCATTAAGTTATGTAATACTATGTGCTATGATCTCAAAAGCATTTTAATTGGTGTGTGAGCTACTTTTAAATATACTGTTCATTGATGAAGATACATAATGTTATATACTAATATTGCATAGAATATGTTAATTTATTTAAAAGTGTGCATTAACTAGCTTGAAATATACTATTAAGATATGTAATATTATGTGCTAATATGGcataaaatacattaattaattttaatgtgTGCATGAGCTAGCTTTAAATACCTTCTTCAATAAAATATGCAATATTATGTGCTACTGttgcctgaaatattttaatttattttaagtgGTCATGAGCTGTCTTTAAACATGtttttcatttataaatataGGTAATATTATGTACTAATATTACAtagaatacatttttattttaatatgtgcatgattttttttaaatatgctccTAAGATATGTAATATTATGTGCTAATTTTgcataaaatatattaattagtTAATGTGTGGGTGATCTATCCTTAAATACCCTTTTCATCAATTAAGATATATACTATCATGTGCTAATATGGTATAAAATCAGTTAATTCCTTTTAACTGGTGCATTACCTTAGTTGGTgaagagcatgtgtaaagatagATAACACACCAATTAAAAGGAATTAACCTATTTGATTCCATATTCACATATATTAATATTACATATGCGAACAAACAACATGCTTAATGATAATTATGTAATCTTATGTGTTTATGTGGcataaaatatggtaatttatgTTAAAGTGTGCGTGGATTAGATTTAAATTTGCTCTTTATTAATGGTGTTATGCTACATTACCTGTTATTAttgcataaaatattttaattcattttaatttggGACTGAGCTATCTTTATTGAAGAAGATAAGTAATATTATGTACTAATGTTGCATAGGCTATGTTAATTTATTCTAACATGTGCATTAACTAGCTTTAAATACGCTCTTCATTGATGAAGATGGGCTAATATGACATAAAATAAGTTAATTTATTTTAACTGGTGCATTGTCTTAATTAATGAAGAGCACATTTAAAGATAGCTAGCATACCACTTAAATCAAAATAACCTGTGCTATGCCATATTAGCTCATAATATTACCTATCTTCATCAACGAGGACCATGTTTAAAGATAGTTACATAATATTGGGGGCTGATATGATGTAAAATAGGTAAATTCATGTCAATTTGTGTAGGAATGGTCATCAACTACCTCCATTGATTAAGACACATCATATTATCTGCTAATATTCTGTAAAATAGGTTAATTAATGTTAATTTGTGTGGAAATTAATTACCTCCTTCATTCATTAAGGTGCTTCATATTATCTGCTAATATTCCATAGGATACGTTAATTCATGTTAACTAGTATAGGGACAGTTATTAACTTCGTCCTTCATTGATTAAGGTGAGTCATGTTATCTGCTAATATTCCATAGAATAGGTTAATACATGTTAAATTGTGTGGGATCAATTTTAACTACCTTCTTCATTGATGAAAACACATCATATTATCTACTAATATTATGTGAAATAGGTTAATTCATGTTAATCTGTATGGGAATGATCATTAACTAATTCCTTCATTGATTCAGATGTATCATATTATCTGTTAATATTCTGTAAAATAGGTTAATTTATATTAATTTGTGCCTGAGCTATCTTCAAACACACTCTTCCTCCCcaatctgtctgtccatccaccTCCCCAACCCTTCCACCCCACTCACCTGTCAAGAGGGTCCCGATCCCCAACAGGGTCCCCAGAGCCATTTGGTGCTCACGGCCCCGCCAGATCTGGACCAAAGATTGACGGGCGCTGGACTgagctgtggggaagggaggaggaggatgggggtccggaaatgggggtggggaccAGGGAAGGCAGGCACCGGCAGTGGTGAGCGTGACTTGCTGGTGACCTGGGGCCCAGTGGCAGGAGAGGTGTCAGAACCCAGCCTCCTGGGTTcacacacctccctcccccctaacaggcaggatggggaggtgagaagcagggtggggggctggaagcccaggtgcCTGGGTCTATTAGGCAGTGGGGTCTAGCGGGTTGGAGCAGGGGGAAACGGGGAGActggacacttggattctctGAAAGGGGAGTTGGGGGctagagggctggaaaagggggaGCTAGATgcccggacacctgggctctctgggGGGTTGGATCAGTGGGGGGCAGAAGAcgagacacctgggttctctgggaggggagtagaGCTGGAGGGTTAGAGCAGGGCGTGCTGcgaacccagatgcctgggttctctccagttgTGGGAAGGGTGGGGGCTCTTCCATTTCACTTCCACCACCAAGTACTCTGCGGAGCTGAGACCCTCTCACAGCTGGGCTCTTCTTCCACCAGTTTCGATCTCTGCACACGGAAACATCTTCTGGCTTCACCTGACCACACGGGACTCCCAAAGGTGCCAGGTACAGAACCCCTTCATGTAGCACCCCCTCCAGGCCTAGCCTATGTCCCTGAAATCCTTCCCCCTTCCAAACCAGTACAGAACACTACAGGCTCCTTGCCACTGCCTTACCCCCCTTGCAGCTGAAACCCAGGCATTTGGCTAGAAGAACCCCCTTCACCCTTTCTGGATGCCAATGCTTCTACCAAATATGCCTGGATCTCTGCAGAAGAAATCTAAGAATTGCCTCCAAAAATCATGTTTTGGCCTTGAGTTTAAGTTCAGGGGGACCAAACCCAGGTATCCAGCCCAGACTGGGGCCTGATCCCCTTACTAATGAGCTCCAGTGGCTTCTGGGACTGAGAACACCCACAATCAGGCCTGTGCCTCTCAGCCAGGGGCTGCCATGGTAAGCTGACAGACTCGAGACCCTATAAAAGGTGCTGCAGCCCTTGAGACCCATGAGATTTACCCACATCCATACAATCCTCAAGTGGAAACCAGAGACTCTCAGTAGTAATCAGTGGATCCCAACCTTCCTCCCATAGCTGGGGGCTGCTTGAGATCTGCAAGACTCTCTGTGGGATTATTGCccccatagtcaaaaaatgtaAGAGCCTAAGAAGGACTAGATGGGGTCAGACCCATGGGCCATCTAGCCCCATATCTCATCCCTGACAGCAGCCAGGGTgaatgctatagagggagagcattgaattgGATAGATCTACTGTGATCTATCCCTTAttcagcagcctcccaggctccCACCGTCATTGGGTGAGAGATGCCAGAGGAGACAGCTCCACCCATCCTGTTTGACAGCAATGGATAAATCCATCCTTCATGAGTTCATCCAGTCCCAAGTTGaacccagctctgctctcagcctCTACCCCATCTTGTGGCTATGAATTCCATATGTTAATGACCTGCTGGCATCCAAAGGTCCTTTCTCTTGTTCGTTTTAGACCCATTACCTTCTATTTTCAGTGGGTTCTCCCTGTTCTGGTCTTCTGGGACCTGGGGAACAACAGGTCCTGAGTCATTTGGTCTACACCCTTCATGGTGTGATAGACCTCCATTCTTTCTCCCGTTCAGCTGACTCCTTTCCAAATGGAGGAGTACTGGAATTTCTGGTCTCTCCTGAGATGGTAAAGGCTTCAGGTCCTTTCTCTGAAcattttctaccttcaaggcttCTTAGACCTTAATGCTGGAGGGCAAGACAGGAACAGTAGAAAAAACTGGTCATACCCAAGTCACCCTCCATTTCAGTGTCCAATCTCTGCCTCTGTGTAACACAGGAGACTAAGCAAGATGGACTTGGGCCTGACCCAGTGAATGGCAGCTCTTATGGGGGGTTTTTCTCTGCCTTCTTTTTACCTGTTTTTATCTTTACCTGATAACATACAAAGAAAAGGTGGAATCGGGGCGGTTTTTTGTTTTCCGTTGGCTGTGAAACGAGCAAAGATTGTCGTTAACTTTGACCTGAAAGTGACAACTCAAAGGTAGAAGAGAATTGTTCTTCTGAATGTGAAATGAATGAACACAGATGGTAGATTACATGGAGTTTCAACCTGAAACTGACAAGCAAAAGGGAGAAAATCAATTGTTCTACTTGATAGTAAATTAACGAATGCAGCCGGTGGATTGCTTTCAGTTTTAACATAAAACTCACTGATAAAAGATAAAAGAGAATTGTTCTTCTAAAAGTGAACTGAATGAATAAGGCTGGTAGATTATTTCTAGTTTCAACATGAGACTGaccaataaaaaggaaaagagaatttTCCTTCTTAATGTGAAATGAACTAATAAACCTTGTAGATTACTTTTAGTTTTAATGTGAAACTGGCCGATGAAAGGGAGAAGATTAATTGATTTACTTAATCAGCCAactttatttattcttttaacaTACTTTTAGTTTTCATGTGAAACTAATAAGTGAAGGGAATTGTTGTTCTACATGTGAAATATATTAATACAGCTGGTAGATTGCTTCAGTTTTAACATGAAACTGACTAATAAAAAGCTGAAAAGAATTAATCTTCTTAAGGTGAAATGAACAAATACAGCTAGGAGGTTACTTTTTAGTTTTAACCTGAAATTGACTGATACGAGGAAGAAGACTAATTATTTTTCCTAATGTGAAGTGAATGAAGAACGTTGGTAGTAGATGACTTGCAGTTTTAACCTGAAACTGGCCAATAAAGGTAGAAGAGAATTATTATCCTTAATATCAAATGAATGATTAAAGCTGGTAAATTTACTTTTATTGGTCAATTTCACTTTAAAATTAAAAGGGAGAAGATCAATTGTTTTACTGAATGTTCATTGTGGAATACAGTTGGTAGTTTGTTCGGTTTTCACTTCAAACTGACCGATAAAATGCAAAAGAGAATGAATCTTCTTAAAGTGAAATGAACAAATACAGATAGGAGGTTACTTTTAGTTATTTTAAACCTGAAAGTGAGCAATAAAAGGGAGACCAATTGCTTAATGTTAACATTAAATTAAGGAATACAGCTGGTAGACAGCTTTCAGAATTAACATGAAATTGACCCCCCAAAAAGGTAGAAGAAAATCATTTTTCTTAAgataaaatgaaataatacaTCTGGTAAATTACTTTTGGTTTTTATGTGAAACCGATAAATAAGAGGGAGAAGATCAAGTTTTTCTCTTAATGTGAAATGAACAAATAAGGCTGGTAGATTACTTTTAGTTTTAATCTGAAACTGATAGATAAAAGCTAGAAGAGAATTATTCGTCTTAACATGAAATGAACTAATAAAGCTAATTGATTGCTTTTAGTTTTAACTCGAACCTGGTAAATAAAGGGGAGAAGATCAATTGTTTCCCTTAATGTTAAATTAGCGACTATGACTGGTAGATTGCTTTCATTATTAATGTGAAATTGACCAATAAAAAGTGGAAGAGAaagcttttaattttaatgtgaaaccaggaatcctggttttctctgatttaaaaaaaatccccaatttttggattaaaaaaaataaccccaaatccacattttatcttgattaaaatgaaacaccacatgtatatattagtggtgtttcattttaaccatggaaagatgtggatttggggttagttTTTAATCCTAAAATTGgcgattttttaaaatcagagaaatccaggatccctgctgataaataAAAGGGAGAAGATTTAAATTGTGTTTCTTAATGTGAAATTAATAAATAAGGCTGGTAGGTTACTTAGAGTTTTAACATGAAACTAGCCAATAAAAGGGAGAAGAGAATTATTCTTCTTAATAGGAAATGAACAAATAGGGCTAGTTGATTACTTTTAATTTTAACATGAACTTGCCACATACAGTAGAGTATCTGGAAAGTCATTTACCCCTGGAAGGTTTTATATTAGCCAAATCATCGGCCCATAGTTGGGTTTTGCTGGTTGTTGAGACAATGGTGCATTGTGCACTGAGAACTTAAAACCTTGCCCAGAACCAGGCGTTTATTTCATgccggggtttttttttttatatttcctgTCCAGGACAGGAATTAAGGCCCAGGTATCAGCACTTTCTACAGCTGTTTGATCATCCAGAAAAACTGATTATCAAGATTGAAGGCAATACTAATTAGTTCTGATTAACTGACTTTCTACTGTATCGTAAATTAGCTAATTgggttggaaacattttttttcagctaaCCATAAATACACGCACAAAAAGGCAATCAAGGGCCTCTAGGGTGTGTGCTACATGATAGAGGTGGTAGCAAAGATATTAGTTTTAATGATAGCAATGATAGTGAttgtaatgatgatgatgataattacTGTCACCATCACTGCAATCATTgctacccgatagctgtgatagCAATGATACTAGTAGTAGCAGTAGTCAACCACTGATCCTTCTGGATCACGGTGTATGAGTGAGAGGTCACTAGGACTgttgatgcatatgcctaggcaggagtatggaggagcgGAGGCTGCCCAAACCTTCCATCCCACCTTTAGGCCATTGAGACTGTATCCAAGGCCAGACTGAGTTTGGGCAGGCAGTGCCTCATTAGCTGTAACTATCTTACCTGCATATCTGGGAGTCAAACCCAGCTCTTCCACATAGTGggcaaggattctaccactgatcACAACAGTGGGTGATATTTGTTGTAATGATGATACTAATGATAGTAATAGAAATGATGACAGTAATGATAACAGTAATCGTTTCTATCATTACTATCACTATGATACAAGTAGTAATGATGATAGTGATGATGTAATAATTGCTATCAACATTATTCTCATTACTATTCTCATTACTATTACCATCACTGTCAACATTACTACAATCATTTTGACTAGTATCTTTgctattactactactaccatCATCATTACTATCATTGCTATTACCATGGTAGTAACAATGATGGTAGTAATGATACTAGCAGCAATGATGATAGTAATGATAGTAGTAAAAATAATGACAGTGATAATAATGGCAATCATTACTATTGTTGCTATTTctatggtactagtagtaatgaTGACAGTGATGATAATAGTAATGATTACTGTTGTTACAACTATCATTACTACTAGCACCATAGTAATAGTAATGATAGTAATGATTGCTGTTATCATCACTGTCATCATTttt includes:
- the LOC109283060 gene encoding natural cytotoxicity triggering receptor 3, with translation LPLFPLPPGSWSQELWVSQPNWAWGLEGGSVTLPCSYNTSVQGPQVGSYRWEKEPGLKVAPGVLPFQGRLGVPEARVFLEEGRADLEIHDLRHYDAGTYRCLVTLHGAPEAAGNGTQLHVDRPGAGPGQGSDQPTVLLVLLVRALLYVLGIIMAALGSSLYYQRQVLQNRQRLKLQSQQEPREPRRPGSQPHHRCNSASPYSLLRAGRDPRRPGSQPHPLQPTTLHSPS